The genomic window ACACAGGTCCCTTCTTTAAGTGACTTTTTTCACAAGGTAACTTTAATTGCTATTATCAGCCCTCTGAACACCCTCAAACCTCGATGGTCACAGGTCTATGTGGATGGCGGCCAAGAAGATTCAATGCAATGAATGATTGGTATTAACTGAGTGCCCTTCAAGGGTTCCTTAAAGAGAAGATCAGCATCTTCCAaacatctgtctgttcattctttGTTGTAGGGAGAGATATTTTAATATGCTTGGGGTTTATGGTATTTAATCAATTTCTCTTGGGAAATGAGAaccatttttcaaagaaaaagggcTTTGTCTTAAAAGTTTTTCCTGAAGTTAGTTGGAGTCTCCTCTTTTATTCTTAGATTTATGTTCAGCTGGGTCTTTTCTCTCTTATCTCCCCATATTTAGTGCTACCAGCAGTGGCCACTTTCATAGTCTTTATTTTCCAGGCTGTGTCCTTTGCTTGCCAGAACTGAATTCCCCCAGACCAATCCCAAGCTTTGGCATCAGTGTTCCTATGCAGCAGGCTTGGCTTTTCATGGCTGCATTTTGACTCTGTCCAGGGATCCAGGGTAATGCAGATGTAAACTTAATTCCAGTATCTAGTAAAGTTCCTACATTTAAAAGCCACCAATGAGAAAATAGAATAGATGTTATATTTAGACCAATTCCAATCACTGAAAATTTGAAAGCGTGTTGGGAGAAAGCAGGAAGTAGCCAGTAAATTAGGAAGAGTGTGGTTAGAGCTAATGACTGTCAGAAACTCCTTGGTTCTTAGTTTCTGCTTGGCCACAGACTCCCTACGTAACCTTGGTTTAGACTCTTTACTTCTTGGTCTTCCAGTAATAATCTTGCTCCTTGCACCTCCTCTGTTTCAAAAGCTGCTATGCAGTGCCCTTGTACTTGTAAAACCTCTTGCCTGCTTCTGAGGTCTTGTCTTTATCAAGAGTGTTGACATTCTGTGTGAGTGAAATATGTGCTTTTTAAGAACAAGATTATTATTGCTGTAGTAAATGGGGTTTGCCACAGTCTCCTGGGAAGTTGACAGATCTGGGACCTGTGTTGACTCTAGTAGGCAGGTGGTGAATTACCAGAAAACAGTGAATGTACTCTGACTAAAAACAAGCCATAGTTTCCCCTTTTCATTGCTCCCTTGGTTGAGTTCATCATCCGCTTTCAGTTGTAATCATGCTTTTGAAGAGTCTGCGAGGAATGTGCTTTCTCTGACTACTCTGTGAACTCAAAGACCTGGAGTTACAGACAGTTATTTGTTAAATATGCCATTTATCTGGGATCCAACCATATGCTGTGGATAAGAGTCATAAGTCATGTCTATTGGAAGTTCATACCGGGGTACCACACTTTGAATATGAGATACATGCCGGTGGCTTTCTCCCAAGGATGGGTAGTGGGCCATAAAGGGGTAGGATTTGTCAAGATCTGGAGACCCATTTTGCTTTAAGGAGAAATTCCCAGTGATACTCAGGGGAGGGGTCAAAGGCCCCTCATATGGTGGAGTGGTGCAGTCTGGGTTATGACTTACAAAAGAAGAGTCCACTAAGCTTTTGAAGGTGGGAGGCTTTAAATGTAAGAGATGGGCTTCCATGTTGCCATAGGGTGGGCTTGGAAGCCCTGGGGACTGGTAATTGAAGGCATGGCCAGAAATGGCAGATTCGCAAATCATGGCCTTCTCTTCATGTTTGTCAAGAAACATAGCTGGGGAACCCAGCTGTAGGCAGCCAGCCACTAGGTTGCTGGTTGGCTGCGAGAGCCCCTTGCAAAGCATGTCGATGAAGCCCTTCCCTTCCGTGGTCTGCCCACTCTCCAGCACCTCTGACAGTGCCCAAATGTAATTCCTTGCAAGCCGTAATGTTTCGATCTTAGACAGCTTCTGTGTTTTGGAGTAGCAAGGCATGACCTGCCTCAGGTTTTCCAAGGCATCATTGAGGCCATGCATGCGGGTACGTTCTCTGGCATTGGCCTTCACCCTGCGTGCCCGGAATCTTTCCAGCCTGGCTTTtgtcatcttcttcttctttggtCCCCTTCTCTTTGGCTTCTCGccatcttcttcctcttcctcctcatccatGCTGCCTTGCTCCTCACTGTTTACACTGACCATCATGTCATAGGTGGGCTGCCTCCGAATCTGATCTTGCATCTTCTCCTGAGAGCTCAGTGCCTCATCCATCCAAGTAACACTGTTGGCcaattctgccatttctttggatTTGACATGTGTTTTGGCCATCACAGAACTCTGCAAAACAAAATTGAGACCAAAGGGTGTTAATGTGTAAATACATGTGCTTTATTGATTCAAAATGTATaccagggtggccaactccagtgcttgagagccacaaacaggtcaggttttcaggatacccacaatgaatatgcatgagatagacttgcatacaatggaggcagtgcatgcaaatctatctcatgcatattcattgtgggtatcctgaaaacttagcttgtttgtggctcttgaggatcagagttgaCCATCCATGATGTATACTATCAGTTCTTCTACTCGGCACTCTACCTCTATGCCCAATATTCAGTCTTTCCATTAGTTTGAATGGTCAAGTAGTTAGGCCTATGATTCCGAGCCAAAAGATCTCACTGACTGTGACATTTTGAAAGTTGCTTTATTTGTttacattatttttattaatattatggcttggctgtttcctcctgctcctttgagcttccagctcaattgacATATATTGGCTATGATACCATAAGCCTTCATGAGAAGCagcctattggttagagcagtggggctATGAACTAGcaaagtcagggttcaaatccctctgctgctccttgtgaccttgggcaagtcactttaccctccattgcctcaggtacaaatttagatcgTGAGCCCTTTAGTcatagggaaataactacagtatc from Rhinatrema bivittatum chromosome 3, aRhiBiv1.1, whole genome shotgun sequence includes these protein-coding regions:
- the NEUROD4 gene encoding neurogenic differentiation factor 4, giving the protein MAKTHVKSKEMAELANSVTWMDEALSSQEKMQDQIRRQPTYDMMVSVNSEEQGSMDEEEEEEDGEKPKRRGPKKKKMTKARLERFRARRVKANARERTRMHGLNDALENLRQVMPCYSKTQKLSKIETLRLARNYIWALSEVLESGQTTEGKGFIDMLCKGLSQPTSNLVAGCLQLGSPAMFLDKHEEKAMICESAISGHAFNYQSPGLPSPPYGNMEAHLLHLKPPTFKSLVDSSFVSHNPDCTTPPYEGPLTPPLSITGNFSLKQNGSPDLDKSYPFMAHYPSLGESHRHVSHIQSVVPRYELPIDMTYDSYPQHMVGSQINGIFNK